The nucleotide sequence GGGCGCCCCCGGGAGCGCAGGGCGCCACACGCCGCAGCCGCAGCCGAGCGCGCCGGCGCCCGCCTCCCCCGCCCGGCTCGCAGGCCCCGGCTCCGCAAGCCCCGAGGGCCGCGGGGCCGCCAGCCAGCCACACGCCTCGGCGTCAGGGGCATGGAGGAACGGCGGGCTCCGAGCCGCGCCCCGGAGTCCGCGAAACTTCCGAGCGGGCGCCCGTCCgccctgccgccgccgccgccgccgccgtttCGCCTGCCGGCCTGAGAGCGGGACCATGGATGAAAGGTTCAACAAGTGGCTGCTGACGCCGGTGCTCACTCTCCTCTTCGTGGTCATCATGTACCAGTACGTGTCCCCCTCCTGCACCAGCTCCTGCACCAACTTCGGGGAGCAGCCCCGCGCGGGGGAGGCCGGCCCGCCCGCCGTCCCGGGTCCCGCCCGCCGGGCTCAGGCGCCGCCCGAGGAGTGGGAGCGGCGGCCCCAGTTGCCCCCGCCGCCCCGGGGGCCCCCCGAGGGACCTCAGGGGGCCGCGGCGccggaggaggaggacgaggagccCGGAGACCcccgggagggggaggaagaggaggaggaagacgagCCGGACCCCGAGGCCCCCGAGAACGGCTCCCTGCCCCGGTTCGTGCCGCGCTTCAACTTCACCCTGAAGGACCTGACCCGCTTCGTGGATTTCAACATCAAAGGGCGCGACGTGATCGTGTTCCTCCACATCCAGAAGACCGGGGGCACCACTTTCGGCCGGCACCTAGTGAAGAACATTCGGCTGGAGCAGCCTTGTAGCTGCAAAGCCGGCCAGAAGAAGTGCACCTGCCACCGGCCTGGCAAGAAGGAGACGTGGCTCTTCTCCCGCTTCTCCACCGGCTGGAGCTGCGGGCTGCACGCCGACTGGACGGAGCTCACCAACTGCGTGCCGGCCATCATGGAGAAGAAGGACTGTCCCCGCAACCACAGCCACACCAGGTACTGTCCCCCGCTGCGTCTCTGttcttcccccccaccccccgtccCTCTTCCCCAGTCCTGACCCAGAGCGACCCCGCGCTCCCTGCCCCTGCCGATGGTTTCCTGGCGTCTTCAGCGGTTGGCGCCGTGGCTTTGGGGAGGGATGAGAAACCTCCGGATAGTGCCCAGGTCCTGAACTCGttcttcccccagccccactgCTTCCCGCCACCCCTCTGCCTTCACCCTCTAAGATGTGCGGAGCCACCGTGTGGATCCTGCCTGGTGCCTAGCACGGCCTGGCCTCCCTCCCAGTGGACGCTGGAAAAACGCCCTGAAATGGGGAGGGGATCACGGTCTGGGTTAGACCAGCCTTGTAGAATTGTGAACTTAAGTTTTGGGAGTGCAAACCCAAacccaggaaaaggaaggaggagtAGAGAGGCAGGGCAGGAGTTTTCCAGGCGAGGTGAAGCTGGAGACAAATATAATCCCTCCATAAGTGGCTTTTGGGTGGCAGCTCAGGAAACCGTCAATTCTCTTGATGCCACTTTGAAGACACACGTGCAAATTCCTGTTCTACCTCGATAGATAACTCTAATTCTGGAGATGGTCTTTGTTGCCCAGCAGTGCCAGGATTTGGACTCACCTGTCCTCAGAAAGATTTCCATGCTCTTCCTAGGCCATTACATCAACTTATTCCAAAAGTATGTTAAATGCCTACAGGGTGCCTGACAGTGTACTAGGTGTTAAGTGACTATAAAGATAACATAACATCCCTTGTTTTCAGGATGGAATGACATTCTTGatcccctgcctcccagccttaCAAACAGTAATACAGTGGAGAATTAGGAAAGTTAAAAATCTTAATAGCCAATGAAACTGCTTACATTATTAACATGCTTTGAGAGAGACATGGGCTTAATAATTTGGTTGAAGGTTCTTTCTGCCCATTGCAATTTGAAGATTAATCTGACATGCTTGCTAAAGGACGAAAATATTAAAAGCTTGGAACACTAGTTCATTAAAGTTTTTATCTTAAAGGTTTCAAACAATTTGGTATGAGGAAATAGGAATTTAAAAGCTCAGGCTCATTATGTTGATATCCCAGATAGCTTTTGCATTTGACGTTATAGAAAAGTTTTATTTACTGGAAGCTACCCAGATTCTGGAATTCACCACGACTGAAGCATCTAATTCTACTTCATTTCTCCAAGAATGAGCAAAATTTCATTATGGGATTTTTTACTCTGGCAATTCTTCAGATActttccctcctccctgctcctttTCCTGTTTCGTGCACATTGGTTAGAATAAGAAACTGGATTTGGAATGAGGGCATTAGGCTCTTCCCTTAGTATATTTTACGGATCccttgcttttaaatatttttaatagcgTATTACTTTAGATCCTGCCCCTCTCTTTTAGGTTAAAACAGTTTTTCAATTAAGTATTACTTCCAAACCTCCTAACACACAACACTATTACTTCAGTGAGACACAATTTCTGCTACATTTCATCCAACCTTGTACTCCCTGTTTAGATTAATTCCTGATTGACCCCAAAGGGTTTGCTAGACTGCTTCCCAGCTTCCATTTCACTAAAACTGGAGTCTTACTGGTTATCACATAGAAACGTCTGATTACTCTTCAGTAGGGGCTGGCATTATTTTTGTCCCAGGTTCATAAAAGTCTTAGTAAATAGATGAAGATTTTAAAGGACTTAGAGGAggatgtggaatctaaaaataattagatttttgCTTAGTGATGAATAACGTTACTACAGACCCTGAATAGGTGACAAGCAGTAAGGTCTCACTTCTATAGGAAATACTTAATATCTCTATTCTGTTGACACAGGAAAACTCCACTGTGACTGTTAAACATGTGATTTCTAGTGTATGATcaagttattttctttgtttagtaATGGAGCATAAACATTCACTTCTCCCTGAATCACAAGTTAGCAGGCAATTAGTCACCCTGTtctggtttccttttctttctaaaaaaaaaaaacaaaacatttttggtAGTATTTTGTTTTTACCTCATTTTAtaatccttctttcttttccttcccaccctctctctctccccagtaATTCTCAATTACTTCCTTGCTCTAGATACTGTAGGAGGGAATAGTTGCGGCATATGCAAAGTGCCCTGCATCAAAAGCTATagggaaaaagttgaaaggatGTTAACAGTAGCATCTCTCTAGCAGAGAAGATTGAATTAGTTGTCTGTCATTGTAGTGTCTGTGTACAGCATTCTACAGTCAACTAGATTAGCCTGGATAATGGAGGGTACATTTTCACAATGCAAAATGGCAGATAATCTATTGGTACATAATGGGAACAAGGTTCTACTTCAAATAGGGCTGACTCTAAGCAAAATTGATAAGTAGATCTTGTTGATTTTGGTTCCCTAGTCTTTCTGCTTTTGGTTCCCCCAAAGTGCCTCCTCCCAATTTCGCTCAGAGATCAATGCCTTTATGGATCACATAATGGGTAAGAGTAAGGATTCTGGAATCAGCTAAATATGGCTCTTGTACTTACTAGCCATGTACCCAGGAGTAAATTActctttctgagtctcagtttcttcactttcAAAGTGTAGATAATAATTAGTATGGCCATTATAGGGGTGTTGTGAGAACTAAATGAATCAATGCATGCAAAATGCTTAGCATAGTATATATGCATAGTATAATATGCTGGCATATCATACTTACTATGTAGATATATAATAATACTGCAATATCAGTTGTTAATTGCAATGATAGGTTCCCTATTCAAGGCCTTCTTCCTGAAAAACCATGAGGTCAGTTTCTTAGAGAAGCTCTGTATAAATGGGTCACCTTACAGAGATACCATTTTATGATTACTTGTATTAAGCATCCTAGGTTGCAAACTTAAACAATAAATTGAAAATTATGGACATTTGGGCATCAGTCCTTGCAGGGGGCAAGGTGGGGAACAAAGTTGGGGGCACACAATATAATTGGATATACATTCCGTTGGTAACACAAAAAACTATCtggaatggtgagagaggagcTGAGAACATCTAGGACTGAAGGCAGAAGCAGGAAGCCAactctgaaaagaaatacatggcAAACTTGAAGGGGCGATCATATGGATTATGTGGGTGATGAAGGGGCAGGACTCTGGGCTGGTGGTTTGAATCCAGCACAGAGGTAACTTCTGACCACAGAAATGGATTAGAATAGTGTGATGGCAAATCGGAATTACTTTTATCATATCACTGAtgattttttcccattatttttgtGTTGCTTTCCCCCCCAGTTATTTTTTTGGCAGGCtattctttctcactctctttatGCTTCCTTCTTTATTACTGTACACCCCTTAATCTGCATGTCCAGAGCCTTAAAAGACTCCTTTTTTTTGCATTCTTGAGTATGTATAGAATCATAGCATTTTATGGCTAAAAAGGACTGAAGAGAGAATCTAGTCCCACATTTTTCATGGGGAATGTAACAATAAAAAGGTGAAATGATATGCCTAAGGTTTCTTGAGGGAAttcatgtcttcattttcataatttatattcaatgttttgCTTACTATATATCTTCTGTTTACTATggaaagtgtagtggagtgtGCCTTAAGCAcctacttactatgtgccaggcactatgataGTTCTGGGAATTGTGTTTTGAATATTGGCAGCCCTGTGTAGCCTAGGCTTCATCTCTGGTAAGTGAGTATCACTCCCATTCTTAAATAATGATGGAAAGATATTCTATCTGCATCATTTTGTAGGATAGAATggcaatttttctcttttataaccTGTATTCCATTAGTTTTGTTAGAATAGTTTGAACCCTGTGGATGTTATATTAAATAGGACCTTCTGTGTTGCAGGTCATACCAACCTAACCCAAATTTATTTCAGCCGGAGGGGAATTATTGGCTAAACCAGTCACACCACCGGAAGGTTGGGGAGAGGTGGTTTCAGGAATGACTGGAACTGGAGATTTGGGGTCTTTCTTCCCATACTCCTTTCCATATTGATCTCATTCTATCAAATTGGCCAATTCCACAAGATGGGCAAATGTTCTTCATATCTAATAGCTCCACAAGCCGAGAGGGAAGCAGGCCTTCTCTGAGTTCCAGTTTGAAATTTTGGGGAATGACTCTGATTAGCCCAGCTTGGAACTTGTGACTATTCTTTCAGTCAATCATGTGGCCAGAGAGAGAGATAAGGTTATCTGACTCACCTTGTATCACAGAACCATTTATatgactggtgtgtgtgtgtttgtgtgtgtgtgtgtgtgtgtgtgtgtgtctgttatcAGGAAGAAGAGGAGCTGCCATAGATACAGCTCCTGGATGGACCACTGGATTCTGGACAACCCCTCCAACTGTGTCAACTGTAGGTGCAAatacatgagaaataaatgaaccTTCAGATCTCTTTTTTTTGTATCCCACTTAggaaaaattttaagtcaaaCTGCAACTCGAATTTATTTGCAGCATCTGGAAACCATGTCATATAAGAATTAATTGAAAGAATGTGTAATATTTAATATggagatgagaaaaataaggaGAGACATAAAAGCTGCCTTCAAATAGTAAAAGGAATGAGATGTGGAAGGTGAGGGAGGCTTGTTCTGTATTGCACCAAAGGATAGAACTAGGATAAGAACTGATGGGATTTCAACTCAGAGTAAGAAAGaacttaataaaatttataacTGTCTAAAAAGAGCATGAACTCTTTGATGCTCACTCTCAGTAAAAACTCGAGGAATGTCTGGTTAACTACTGATGTTGTAAAAGGAATTTCTTCTTGGGGAAAGGCTTAGCCTGGATggccttttattttaagttttgttagTTCTAATGTAAGCTGAGTGCAGGgtatctttcttctcctccttcctacACCAtgcatagaaaggaaaaaaaggattataaatgaaCTAGTCCTCTagcatttgtaaatatttctaccAAGGAAACTTTTTGTAAAGTCTGGTGATATAGACTGTTTTACACATTCAGGGCCAAAAGCAATAAATGGGTCCTGTGTATTAGGTCGTCTGCTTCTTAATAATAAGTATAAAAAGATAAGATGAGAAAATATAACACAACTTGCCACAAAAACCAGAACCACTTTGAAACATTATCTGGTTATTGCTTTTCCTTTAGACAGCGggctaaaatatataaggaggtTACAGAGCTCTGTTTCAAAGGCTAGACTATTATGGCCTGTACTGCTTTCTAAAGCATAAGCTGTTTGATGTCTCTTCTAATTAGAATTGTTGAACTGCCAAGAAGGTTAATTTTTACCATAAGGTTTTTGTAATGTAAAACTAAAGAGCAGTGTAAAACTAAAGAGATATGAGATTGTTCTGTCTGTAGGCCATACCTACTGATTTGTTCATTATAGAGTCTCCTAAAGTACTGCTTCTGCTTCAAACCAACAATATTCGCTATAAATCAGAAAGAGGTGAAATTAAACCCTTTCAGTTTTTTGAGTAGCGAAGACATGAATTGGAAGTAGTAAATGGTAATAGATGATTTATGCTTCTGCCTTCTTCCTGATGGTTACCTTGGAATTTTTGATTGGGTTGATTTTAGAGAAATTGAAATGTTCTCATAATAGAAGTGAGGCAAATTTAGCTGCCAACAATGTGGATTTGCTTAATCTTAGACTCTTATATTATTATTCCCCAAAGCTAATTATTATCATCTCATTTTGACTAAAGACAATCAGAAGCTTATGGCATTTGAAAGTTATTTATGCTTGATAATGAACTAAACAGTTTAATTGAGACTGGCAAATCCTAATGTGATTTTAAGagttatgaaataaattatttggccAAGAAATAGGTTCAGTATGAAAACAATTAAATGGAAAAtccaaatgaatattttatagtaatcacttatcttttttttgagttCGTTAGATTGTGGATATCATTTATAAATTCCCTGTTGATTTTAATTGGCCAAATTAATGTTTTGTAGTAATCACTTATCTTGTTTTTGAGTTTGTTAGATTGTAGATATCATTTATAAATTCCCTGTTGATTTTAATTAGCTAATACAACTTTGTTTAAATTATAGCTGAGCATTCATGTATTGGAAGGaatagtaaacattttttaaCTTGGACagtgttatttgtttttatcttcctCTGGCAAATACAGTTGCTCAGTAAGACACATGTAAAGTGCCCAGCATAGAGATTAATTTATAGAAGATTCTTAATAAACGTCAGCTTTTAGATTATCTGGAAAACATAGCAGCATAACTTGACAAGATTGTGTTATTTAAAAGATAGAATTATCAAAATTCCAAATGACTCTGTTATTTCAGGTTCAAATTCTAATTATTAGTGGTTGCCTTCCATAATTAGCAAGATGCCCACTCCCCGGATTCTCTAGAAGAGAAGTAAAAGTAAATGTGGAGACCAGAGCTTATTGGACTTATTGGACTATTGGACTTATTGGACTTGTTGGACTATTGAGGAGGTTTCTCCTATTAGACTGTATGCCACACATCAGAAATTCATTTGTTTACTGACAGATGTATTTGCCTCTTGAAAAGGTTAATGTAATCATTCATTTgtgctttagaaaaaaatctgCCTAAACTGAGAGTATGTAAACTCTGATGTAGGATGGAAGGATGAGAGAGctatatattaatataacctCTGGTTTATATAGATGCTAGATTACTACTGGTCAAGGCTAGGTGGCTGAGGTGGTGGTGGTTGGAGATCGTAATATTGGAGAACAATAGAGATGATGAATTAGGAAAAAGACTTCAAGAGAGATTGGAGGAAAACGATGACAAATTTATCAGCCAGTGAAAATCATGCGAGTGCTTGATTTGTGAATGTAATTGGGGTAATGTTTAAAAGCATGgacactggccaggcatggtggctcacacctgtaatcccagaactctgggaggccaggggtaggtgggtctcttgagcccaggagttcgagaccagcataggcaacaaagtgaaaccctatctctaaaaatcaataaataaataaaataaaataaaatgaaatgaaataaaagcatgAACTCTGAAGTCAAACTACCTGGATTTTAATCTGATTCAGTCACTTACTGTCATGTGGCCCTGGGTTAAGTCAATTATCTGCTCTGCacttcagtttccttctctggaaAATGTTGGTAAGAAGAGCACTATCTCATGGTGAGCTTTGGTAACCCATGTGGTACTCTTAGGACAAAGCCTGACACATAGTGAGGAAATCATAAAagagttagctattattattttctcctgAGACTCATCTCATGCATATacgtttgttgttgttgttgtttttgagacggagtctcgctctgtcacccaagctggagtgcagcggcatgatctcggctcactgcaacctccgcctcccaggttcaagcaattctcctgcctcagcctcctgagtagctgggattaaaggcgcccaccaccatgcccagctaatttttgtatttgtagtggagacggggttttactgtgttggccaggctggtctcgacctcctgacctcaggtgatctgcctgtcttggcctcccaaagtgctgcgattacaggtgtgagccaccataccccactacatatatgttgtttttatgtaaaaataaaatgatagctaAACCTGTACCATCTTTTTTGAATTTGGAACTTCTTCTCCTGAATAGTGTAAAAATGAATTTTCAAGCTGTGATGCAAAAGAGAAGCCGTGAATGATAAAGTCAATGTTAATTCTTAGGATGCTGTGGATATTCACTGGGCACTCAGTCCAAGAATGGAAACTTGCAGtcttttcccctcccccagcatatagttttattttttatgggaaattaatgaaacagcaataaaaatgtttaaacatacAATTAAATTCATACATGAAGCAATCCTGCAGTGAAATTGAATTAGTTGCCTGTgggcacataaatatttgtagttcattcctattattaatatcttaccATGCTTTTATTGGTAAGTACTGTGTCATTTGTTTTCAGAACCTTGCATTTGACATTGTCTTTTATGTTTGCTcctgctttctagtttttttataaACATCAGAGGGTATAAATACTAATCACCTCGTTGTCCTCggtatttatttattagatttaCAAAGTATTTCTTCCAAATAATGaaagattctggatatttaaGTGTAAACCTGAGAGATGGCATCTGTATTTTGTGGACTCTAGGAATGTGTAGAAACTTCAAATGTGAAAACATAGACCTAGAAAGAAGAGCAAACATGGTTTTAAAGAAAGACATGTGGTAACATAATGCATGTCTGTAAATCTGAGGGTAAGAGCCCCATAATATAGTAAAGAACAAGGTGACGTGCCAAGAAAGAGATATCGCACAGTGATCATGTAAAGTGTAAATTGGAAGAATGATACAAAGGAGGGggagaagaagaacaaaaatagtCAAGGTAAAGAATGAAATCCTAAAATAACTGAATCAGAAAGAAGGTAATATTGAATGTAGAAGACAGAAATTTATCTGGTATGCAATGGTTTGGCTCAATGGTGCAGTTAGGGGAAGTAATCCACTATCCAGAAGGCTATCTGATTTGGAGGTCGAGTATATTTAAGTGCTACTAATGTATATTTATCTACTTATACATTCTTTTTCTGTATCATGCTGCTGTTTTTAAAGTATTGGTAGCTTTACAGGTCCTGGCAGCAAGCAGAGGCACACTTTGGGATTTCAAAGGAACTAGTTTGAGAGATATGGACGGGGATAGGGAAACCAATATTGGACCTCAAGGTACCTTGCAACCAGTGACAAGAGGAAACTGTTAACCCCATTGGATGTGAAGAGGCAAAAGGAGAGAACCGTGTTATCAGTATTTTTTGCCTGCTGGTGGCTGACAGGAGCTCCAGTTTCAGTAGTAGGAGAGAGCCGAAGGAGAAACTTCTGGAGAGGAGGTGTTTGCAGAAAGCAGCCACTGCTAGAGCTATAGAGCAGAGGCCAAGAGAAAGGAGTGGGAGTGCTTTCTCCTCCCACCTATCCATTTCCTCCTATTGTCTTCCAGAGTGAATCCACTTAGAAGCTAAAGGGCAAGAGAGCTGATGCATTCCGTGGCCTTCAGCAAGTCAGAGAAAGATGGAAAATGGATTTGGGGTCCAGTGATGGGAGGGATGAAAATGGAGACTAACTTGCACAGTATCTAAAAATAGTTTGAAATTTCTTCCAATTCAGTTTATGGATGCCCTGGTTGTGTTCTACAAATGAGACCAAGAACAGATACCCCATATTTTAGTACCTGTACTGCATGATTTTCTGCATGGACCATTAGTCTCCACCTAAAGAATGATGAGTGCAGCAAAGGGCCACTCTCCAAAGGAACAGTTACCACAGACAAAGTGACTTTTCGCTGAGTAATAAAAATCATGCTAATTTGGGTGTTTGTCATATTAGTACCCCAGAATCATCTGATAATAGTGACAGATTTGGCCAGTCATATCTATATTATGATGCACAGTAGACAACacacattttataaatttgaagTTATATAACAATATTAGTTAAGGCATGACAAGTAGTTTGCAAAACTGGCAATAGTTTGCAAAAACATTTATGAGATGAGACCCTTTCTGCTGCTTAGATTTTCTTCCAAGAGCATTAAAATTCTCTAGAGTAATATTTATGAGCTTTAAGACTCTGAAGGTAATAGGTGAGGGAAGAAATACATTGTGTCATGTTTGAAACTATCctcatatttttagttttaattttaaaggacTTTTGAAGCaatatttctgcatttattttggGGGAATGTGATATGTTGAAAGTACACATGCATGTACCTTTTGGTGCAAAATATTATGAAGAGCTTCTAATACtagatactaaaaatatttacataaaattggtATCTGACAAAACTTGCACAAGAACCCTCAATTCACTGCTTGAATTCTGAGAGTCAAAATGCCATCAGCAAAACACTGTTCaacatatgtatttatagatGACAAAATC is from Pongo abelii isolate AG06213 chromosome 14, NHGRI_mPonAbe1-v2.0_pri, whole genome shotgun sequence and encodes:
- the HS6ST3 gene encoding heparan-sulfate 6-O-sulfotransferase 3, encoding MDERFNKWLLTPVLTLLFVVIMYQYVSPSCTSSCTNFGEQPRAGEAGPPAVPGPARRAQAPPEEWERRPQLPPPPRGPPEGPQGAAAPEEEDEEPGDPREGEEEEEEDEPDPEAPENGSLPRFVPRFNFTLKDLTRFVDFNIKGRDVIVFLHIQKTGGTTFGRHLVKNIRLEQPCSCKAGQKKCTCHRPGKKETWLFSRFSTGWSCGLHADWTELTNCVPAIMEKKDCPRNHSHTRNFYYITMLRDPVSRYLSEWKHVQRGATWKTSLHMCDGRSPTPDELPTCYPGDDWSGVSLREFMDCSYNLANNRQVRMLADLSLVGCYNLTFMNESERNTILLQSAKNNLKNMAFFGLTEFQRKTQFLFERTFNLKFISPFTQFNITRASNVEINEGARQRIEELNFLDMQLYEYAKDLFQQRYHHTKQLEHQRDRQKRREERRLQREHRDHQWPKEDGAAEGTVTEDYNSQVVRW